A single genomic interval of Nostoc commune NIES-4072 harbors:
- a CDS encoding carbohydrate ABC transporter permease — MQKKYTKSWLDNDTVAAWIFLTPALILLGVFIIWPIAYLFYLSFTAGSFTLKGIYWIGLKNYWRLLLNPDFWQVLGNTFYFTVATIIPSLVISLGLAVLLNRSIPLRGILRSAYFLPSIISLVAAGLGFRWLFQTSGPVNGLLDFFGIPNIAWLGDTFWAMPVIILMSIWKQLGFNMVVFLAGLQAIPPSRYEAADLDGANAWQQFWYITLPGLRPTVIFAVITTAIFTLRSFEQVFVMTGGGPLNSTNLLVYYIYQEAFGQFDFGYAAAAATVLLAVTLVLVYLQLQTWGEE; from the coding sequence ATGCAAAAAAAATATACTAAGTCGTGGTTGGATAATGATACAGTAGCTGCCTGGATTTTTCTCACACCAGCACTAATTTTACTGGGCGTTTTTATCATTTGGCCGATCGCTTATTTGTTCTACCTCAGTTTCACTGCTGGTAGTTTCACTTTAAAAGGCATTTATTGGATAGGCTTAAAAAACTATTGGCGCTTGCTACTCAACCCCGACTTCTGGCAAGTTCTGGGTAACACGTTTTATTTTACTGTTGCCACCATCATTCCCAGCTTAGTTATCTCTTTGGGATTGGCAGTGTTATTAAACCGCTCCATTCCCTTGCGGGGCATCTTGCGAAGTGCCTATTTTCTACCTTCAATTATCTCACTTGTGGCAGCCGGATTGGGATTTCGCTGGCTGTTTCAAACATCAGGGCCAGTGAACGGACTTTTAGATTTTTTCGGTATTCCAAACATAGCCTGGCTAGGAGATACATTTTGGGCAATGCCGGTAATTATTTTAATGAGTATTTGGAAACAACTCGGTTTCAATATGGTAGTTTTTTTAGCAGGGTTGCAAGCAATTCCTCCCAGTCGTTATGAAGCAGCAGATTTGGATGGAGCAAATGCTTGGCAACAATTTTGGTATATTACTCTCCCTGGATTGCGCCCAACTGTGATATTTGCAGTTATCACCACCGCGATTTTTACATTGCGGAGTTTTGAGCAAGTTTTTGTGATGACTGGCGGTGGCCCACTGAATTCGACTAATTTGCTGGTTTACTACATCTATCAAGAGGCTTTTGGGCAATTTGATTTTGGTTATGCCGCCGCCGCCGCGACGGTGTTACTAGCAGTGACGCTGGTACTCGTGTATTTGCAACTGCAAACTTGGGGAGAGGAGTAG
- a CDS encoding thermonuclease family protein, whose product MEKLTKPVRFWLCATIMILALIGCDRFIATSGEPVERVSDGDTLVVKDADGKNITVRFACVDAPEIAHTNKEKQSKSSSDRNQFTWGVKAQERVQELVQQGGDRVTLNITDSDRYGRKIAEVRLKNGTFVQQVLLQEGLAKVYRPYLNKCPSKDLVQQAEAKAKEQRLGIWSDTKFVNPWEYRSLYKKK is encoded by the coding sequence ATGGAGAAATTAACTAAACCAGTACGATTTTGGCTTTGTGCAACTATCATGATTTTGGCTTTGATAGGCTGCGATCGCTTCATCGCTACTTCTGGAGAACCAGTTGAGCGAGTCAGTGATGGCGATACTTTAGTAGTGAAAGATGCTGATGGCAAAAATATTACAGTCCGCTTTGCCTGTGTAGATGCGCCAGAAATAGCTCATACTAACAAAGAAAAGCAGAGTAAAAGCAGTAGCGATCGCAACCAATTTACTTGGGGTGTGAAAGCCCAAGAACGGGTGCAAGAACTGGTACAACAAGGAGGCGATCGCGTGACTTTGAATATCACCGATAGCGATCGCTATGGACGTAAAATTGCCGAAGTTCGTTTAAAAAATGGCACTTTTGTGCAACAGGTATTATTGCAAGAAGGTTTAGCAAAAGTGTATCGTCCCTATTTAAACAAGTGTCCTAGCAAAGACTTAGTTCAACAAGCCGAAGCTAAAGCCAAGGAACAACGGCTTGGCATTTGGAGTGATACTAAATTTGTGAATCCTTGGGAATATCGCAGTTTATATAAAAAAAAGTAA
- a CDS encoding rubrerythrin family protein yields MNFLTHVLHLAGSGAFAYYSAAQIRDSKTRPNILAGFQLAESGSVPFLSALSDRAAAEGDTWLAEKLAKHASDETRHGKIFAHALQQLNKQVIDFKAQPQTTSTKKSQQRSPFFAAFFEGYTQEQLKPAVIDWDVFMASTYILELDASKDFARMAKALPDNESTARNLKLGMLSIAQDETGHAAYLYEAMMRRMSATEVQKLVDMWRTRKVNALLAMVGGILQRNGETRSLVQDSAPSEIDSELVAT; encoded by the coding sequence ATGAACTTTTTGACTCACGTTCTGCATTTAGCTGGTTCAGGTGCTTTTGCCTATTACTCTGCTGCTCAAATTCGTGATTCTAAAACCCGCCCTAACATCCTTGCGGGGTTTCAGTTGGCGGAATCTGGTTCTGTGCCGTTTTTATCTGCACTTAGCGATCGCGCCGCAGCCGAAGGTGATACATGGCTAGCCGAAAAACTAGCAAAACATGCATCAGATGAAACTAGGCATGGTAAAATTTTTGCCCACGCCTTACAACAGTTGAATAAACAAGTTATAGATTTCAAGGCTCAACCCCAAACTACATCCACAAAAAAATCACAACAGCGTAGTCCCTTTTTCGCAGCATTCTTTGAAGGCTACACCCAAGAACAGCTAAAACCTGCTGTCATTGACTGGGATGTGTTTATGGCTAGCACATACATTTTGGAGTTAGATGCTAGTAAAGACTTTGCGCGAATGGCGAAAGCATTACCTGATAACGAGTCAACCGCTCGTAATTTGAAGTTAGGAATGCTAAGTATTGCTCAAGATGAAACTGGACATGCTGCTTATCTCTACGAAGCGATGATGCGACGGATGTCTGCGACTGAAGTGCAAAAACTTGTAGATATGTGGCGAACCCGCAAGGTAAACGCCTTGTTAGCAATGGTTGGTGGTATCCTCCAGCGTAATGGTGAAACGCGATCGCTAGTCCAGGATAGTGCGCCCTCAGAAATCGATTCTGAGTTGGTAGCTACGTAA
- a CDS encoding winged helix-turn-helix transcriptional regulator gives MKAEAENNRRLTCEVETTLKVIGGRWKVLIIRELMTGVKRFGELQRALPGVTQKMLTQQLREMEEDGIIHREVYPQIPPKVEYSLTPLGETLQPILYAMHEWAVQRLALKNHHQY, from the coding sequence ATGAAAGCTGAAGCAGAAAATAATCGCAGGCTGACTTGTGAAGTAGAAACTACTTTAAAAGTAATTGGTGGACGCTGGAAAGTTTTGATTATTAGAGAATTAATGACTGGCGTCAAACGATTTGGTGAGTTGCAACGAGCTTTACCTGGAGTTACGCAAAAGATGCTTACCCAGCAACTCAGAGAAATGGAAGAAGACGGTATTATTCATCGAGAAGTCTATCCCCAAATTCCGCCCAAGGTGGAATATTCTCTGACGCCTTTAGGAGAAACTTTACAACCAATTCTCTATGCTATGCATGAATGGGCTGTGCAACGGTTAGCTCTAAAAAATCACCATCAATATTGA
- a CDS encoding salt stress protein, Slr1339 family: MDSIDKLLAELQTEYKEVQPQQQSKSATAKSFIPSLPKSASFIDNLLAEVQADFAQEDAAIELKRQQELEQERIRQEQLKAKQLEALKVEAKEWLAKVDPFSSEGLWFERFAESYPSKLEAAIEYLRSNE; this comes from the coding sequence ATGGATTCCATTGATAAGCTATTAGCTGAACTCCAAACCGAATACAAAGAAGTACAACCACAGCAGCAGTCAAAATCAGCCACAGCCAAATCCTTTATTCCATCATTGCCAAAGTCGGCATCTTTCATAGATAACCTTTTGGCAGAAGTTCAAGCTGATTTTGCCCAAGAGGATGCTGCTATTGAGTTAAAAAGACAGCAAGAACTAGAACAAGAACGAATTCGACAAGAACAACTCAAAGCCAAACAACTAGAGGCTTTGAAAGTAGAAGCAAAAGAATGGTTAGCCAAAGTAGATCCATTTTCTTCAGAAGGACTTTGGTTTGAAAGGTTTGCTGAAAGTTACCCCTCGAAATTAGAGGCAGCGATTGAATATTTAAGAAGCAACGAATAA
- a CDS encoding vWA domain-containing protein, with the protein MLENRDYTLIIDKSGSMATKDQKGGRTRWFAAQESTLALASKCEQFDSDGITIYVFSGKFKRYENVTSGKVAQIFQENDPSGTTDLAGVLKHATDDYLQRKAAGQTKPSGETILVVTDGEPDDRKAVMKVIIETSRRIERDEELAISFIQVGTDPQATRFLKVLDDELQSAGAKFDICDTITMEDMEDLSLSEVLLNAIND; encoded by the coding sequence ATGCTAGAAAATCGTGATTATACCTTGATTATCGATAAAAGTGGCAGCATGGCAACCAAAGATCAAAAGGGTGGTAGAACTAGATGGTTTGCAGCACAGGAATCTACTTTAGCTTTAGCTAGTAAGTGTGAGCAATTTGACTCAGACGGCATTACTATTTATGTATTTTCTGGTAAATTTAAGCGATACGAAAATGTCACATCTGGCAAGGTAGCGCAAATTTTTCAAGAAAATGACCCCTCTGGTACAACTGACTTAGCAGGTGTGTTAAAACATGCAACTGATGATTACCTTCAACGCAAAGCAGCTGGTCAAACCAAGCCAAGTGGTGAAACAATTTTAGTGGTTACTGATGGTGAACCGGACGATCGCAAAGCGGTAATGAAGGTAATTATTGAAACTTCTCGCCGCATCGAGCGAGATGAAGAATTAGCTATTTCTTTCATTCAAGTCGGCACAGATCCCCAAGCTACCCGTTTTCTCAAAGTCTTAGACGATGAACTCCAAAGTGCTGGAGCTAAGTTTGATATCTGTGACACCATTACTATGGAAGATATGGAAGATTTGAGTCTATCGGAAGTGTTACTCAATGCCATTAATGACTAG
- a CDS encoding vWA domain-containing protein: MMSDRDYTLIIDKSGSMSTPDQVGGRSRWDIAQESTLALARKAEQFDPDGITVYLFSGRFKRYDDVTSAKVAQIFLENDPSGTTNLAAVLQDALNNYFQRKAAGKSKANGETILVITDGEPDDRKAVFETIIHATRQMERDEELGISIIQVGSDVQATKFLKALDEQLQSVGAKFDICDTVTLDDLEDMSLVDVLTNAITD; the protein is encoded by the coding sequence ATGATGAGCGATCGCGATTACACATTAATTATTGACAAAAGCGGTAGTATGTCCACACCCGATCAAGTGGGTGGTAGAAGTAGATGGGATATAGCCCAAGAGTCTACTCTAGCTTTGGCAAGAAAGGCCGAACAGTTTGACCCCGATGGCATTACGGTATACTTGTTTTCCGGTAGATTTAAACGCTACGATGATGTCACTTCAGCCAAAGTCGCACAAATATTTCTTGAAAATGACCCTTCTGGAACAACAAACTTAGCAGCTGTACTCCAGGATGCCCTCAATAACTACTTTCAACGCAAAGCTGCCGGTAAAAGCAAGGCAAACGGAGAGACAATTTTAGTCATTACCGATGGTGAACCAGACGATCGCAAAGCTGTATTTGAAACGATCATTCATGCAACTCGCCAGATGGAACGTGATGAAGAATTAGGAATTTCGATCATTCAAGTCGGTTCAGATGTCCAAGCAACTAAATTCCTCAAAGCTTTGGACGAACAGTTGCAAAGTGTCGGCGCTAAATTTGATATTTGTGACACGGTTACTTTAGACGATTTAGAAGATATGAGCCTTGTAGATGTATTGACGAACGCAATAACTGACTAA
- the obgE gene encoding GTPase ObgE → MQFIDQAKIEVEAGKGGDGIVAFRREKYVPTGGPSGGNGGKGGSVFFVADENLQTLLDFRYNHRFQAEKGVRGGPNNCTGAGGKDLIIEVPCGTSIYDAETGELLGDLTEPKQTLLIAQGGKGGLGNQHFLSNRNRAPEYALPGLPGEIKQLRLELKLLAEVGIIGLPNAGKSTLISSLSAARPKIADYPFTTLIPNLGVVQKPTGDGTVFADIPGLIEGAAHGAGLGHDFLRHIERTRVLLHLIDATSDDVVRDYNTIKEELKAYGRGLAERPQILALNKIDAVDRETVDLQALATQLNHLSYAPVFVISAVTRTGLEPMLQEIWGILDQMKVPQEVEVFS, encoded by the coding sequence ATGCAATTTATCGACCAAGCAAAAATTGAAGTTGAAGCTGGTAAGGGCGGCGATGGTATTGTCGCCTTCCGGCGAGAAAAATACGTGCCAACTGGTGGCCCCTCTGGTGGTAATGGGGGAAAAGGCGGTTCGGTATTTTTCGTTGCCGATGAAAACCTGCAAACCTTGCTGGACTTCAGATATAACCATCGCTTTCAGGCAGAAAAAGGTGTTCGTGGTGGGCCAAATAACTGCACTGGAGCAGGAGGAAAGGATTTAATCATCGAAGTTCCCTGTGGTACAAGCATTTATGATGCTGAAACTGGCGAATTGCTAGGCGATTTAACTGAGCCTAAGCAGACTTTGCTGATTGCCCAAGGTGGTAAAGGCGGACTGGGAAATCAGCATTTCTTGAGTAACCGTAACCGCGCCCCAGAATACGCTCTCCCAGGATTACCAGGGGAAATAAAGCAGCTGCGCCTAGAGTTGAAGCTTTTGGCAGAAGTGGGGATTATTGGCTTACCAAATGCTGGTAAATCCACTCTAATTTCATCTTTATCAGCAGCACGTCCAAAAATCGCAGACTACCCTTTTACTACCCTCATCCCAAATTTGGGTGTAGTGCAAAAACCTACTGGCGATGGTACTGTTTTCGCCGACATTCCCGGATTAATTGAGGGAGCGGCTCACGGTGCAGGGCTGGGACACGATTTCTTACGACATATTGAGCGTACACGAGTACTACTTCACTTGATTGATGCCACTAGTGATGATGTAGTTAGAGACTACAACACAATTAAAGAAGAATTAAAAGCTTATGGACGGGGTTTAGCAGAACGCCCGCAAATTTTGGCGCTGAACAAAATTGATGCAGTTGATCGGGAAACTGTGGATTTGCAGGCGTTAGCCACCCAGCTTAATCATCTCTCCTACGCGCCGGTATTTGTGATTTCAGCAGTTACCCGCACCGGCTTAGAGCCGATGTTACAAGAAATTTGGGGAATTCTCGACCAAATGAAGGTTCCTCAAGAAGTGGAGGTATTTAGCTGA
- a CDS encoding Mo-dependent nitrogenase C-terminal domain-containing protein, producing MTSTVQSPYSNKQIAAWLRGLLTIAWADGNFDAQEQELIASITKNELAPKIKFDSLEVITPEELAAVLGKGTTPAAENFLRTAIMVAIADGTYSPSEDQILHQFCQALEQPENLLEALRHTLEHPQLTPTIASTELTKHQIDALHPLRDWLDKLDIQDPRVARFLCKMIPSQCPFERDVTLFGRKIVHIPPMCKINPLYEQLVGLRFRALSYLADKCGEDVSPYI from the coding sequence ATGACAAGTACCGTTCAATCCCCCTACAGCAACAAACAGATTGCCGCTTGGTTGCGTGGGCTGCTCACTATTGCTTGGGCAGATGGTAATTTTGATGCCCAAGAACAGGAATTAATTGCCAGCATCACCAAAAATGAATTAGCTCCTAAGATTAAATTCGACTCACTAGAGGTAATTACGCCAGAAGAATTAGCCGCAGTGTTGGGTAAAGGTACAACACCAGCTGCGGAAAATTTTTTAAGGACAGCGATAATGGTAGCGATCGCAGATGGTACTTATTCTCCCAGTGAAGATCAAATTCTGCATCAGTTTTGCCAAGCCTTAGAACAGCCAGAGAATTTACTAGAAGCGCTGCGCCACACCCTAGAACATCCACAGCTTACCCCCACTATTGCCAGCACTGAGCTTACAAAGCATCAAATTGATGCACTACACCCCTTGCGCGACTGGCTTGATAAGCTAGATATCCAAGACCCAAGAGTAGCCCGCTTTTTGTGTAAAATGATTCCCTCCCAGTGTCCATTTGAGCGGGATGTCACTTTATTTGGACGAAAGATTGTCCACATACCGCCGATGTGTAAAATCAACCCTTTGTATGAGCAACTGGTGGGTTTACGTTTCCGCGCCCTTTCTTATTTGGCAGATAAATGTGGTGAAGATGTTTCACCATATATTTAG
- a CDS encoding glutamate--cysteine ligase, whose product MFLFGIEHEVAFLNKEGKFADFSHTKFADFNQIIEKLPIYPSDYPQLRVGDAGIKMKRWYIEGFERFADSDKVIDCHAKGIEIRTTIHSNIQGAITELSESFHLLREVAANFGFSPVLVSFNPYNPVFEPHPPLNDYEIKELQAYPEEQTANIHMVSYGPDLNISVTNLPTEDVIDIGRKLNYYSPYIVPFSYSSPFYKGGLWDGLSVRTFIRTGKRAAALVFIEKQEQLINSIPSLTKIARIPAEVGRIEFKACDSCDDFSLYAALLTLLKGLVLDETLLGRATVPDAMLHQVSAKEGFDNEDIFGNAAKVLQAAQVALGDDPDVHYLMPLKEMLAKRKTRSHELIEMFHRVSSIEEVIRQTYQV is encoded by the coding sequence ATGTTTTTATTTGGCATTGAGCATGAAGTCGCTTTTCTAAATAAAGAAGGAAAGTTTGCTGATTTTTCCCACACCAAATTTGCTGATTTCAATCAGATTATTGAAAAGCTACCTATATACCCCAGCGACTATCCTCAACTACGCGTCGGGGATGCGGGTATTAAGATGAAGAGATGGTATATTGAGGGATTTGAAAGATTTGCAGATTCCGACAAGGTGATAGACTGTCATGCTAAAGGTATTGAAATTAGAACGACTATACATTCTAATATTCAAGGTGCTATTACTGAATTATCAGAAAGTTTTCACTTACTACGCGAGGTTGCTGCGAACTTTGGTTTCTCACCAGTTTTAGTCAGCTTTAATCCATACAATCCGGTTTTTGAGCCTCATCCCCCATTAAACGATTACGAAATTAAAGAGCTACAGGCTTATCCTGAGGAACAAACTGCTAATATTCACATGGTATCTTATGGGCCAGATTTAAATATTTCAGTGACAAATCTGCCTACTGAAGATGTGATTGATATTGGCAGAAAGTTAAATTATTACAGTCCTTATATCGTTCCTTTTAGTTATAGTTCCCCTTTTTATAAGGGAGGTTTATGGGATGGTTTATCGGTACGAACATTTATCAGAACCGGAAAAAGAGCAGCAGCCCTAGTTTTTATTGAGAAACAAGAACAACTGATTAATAGCATACCTTCCTTAACAAAAATTGCCCGCATTCCGGCGGAAGTGGGACGCATTGAATTTAAGGCTTGTGATAGCTGTGATGACTTTTCGCTCTATGCAGCTTTGCTAACATTATTGAAAGGTTTGGTGTTAGATGAAACTTTGCTGGGTAGAGCAACTGTACCCGATGCAATGTTACACCAAGTTTCTGCAAAAGAAGGGTTTGACAATGAGGATATTTTTGGGAATGCGGCAAAAGTATTGCAAGCAGCCCAAGTTGCTTTAGGAGATGACCCAGATGTTCATTATTTAATGCCGTTAAAAGAAATGCTGGCAAAGCGAAAAACAAGATCCCATGAATTAATAGAAATGTTCCATCGTGTAAGTTCAATAGAAGAGGTAATAAGACAGACTTATCAAGTTTAA
- a CDS encoding Dps family protein: protein MRSINIGLTEEQRQGVINLLNQDLADAYLLLVKTKKYHWDVVGPQFRSLHQLWEEHYEKLTLNIDALAERIRALGGYPVGTLEGFLKIATLKEHAGNVPTATGMVSNLVNDHEQVIRNLRDHVDQSGDQFHDQGTADFLTGLMEQHEEMAWMLRSFIEGEALGPDGKQPAEGAKTPVGV from the coding sequence ATGCGTTCGATAAACATTGGTTTGACTGAAGAACAGCGTCAAGGTGTAATTAATCTGTTAAATCAAGATTTGGCAGATGCTTATCTACTGTTGGTGAAAACCAAAAAGTATCACTGGGATGTCGTTGGGCCTCAGTTCCGCTCTTTGCACCAGCTTTGGGAAGAACACTACGAAAAGCTGACTCTAAATATTGATGCTTTGGCAGAGCGGATTCGTGCTTTGGGCGGTTATCCAGTTGGCACATTGGAAGGATTTCTCAAGATTGCTACCCTCAAGGAACATGCTGGTAATGTTCCCACAGCTACGGGGATGGTATCTAATCTAGTGAATGATCATGAGCAAGTTATTCGGAACTTAAGAGACCATGTAGATCAGTCTGGTGATCAGTTCCACGATCAAGGAACTGCTGACTTTCTGACTGGACTGATGGAACAGCATGAGGAAATGGCTTGGATGTTACGTTCATTCATTGAAGGTGAAGCACTAGGCCCAGATGGAAAACAACCAGCAGAAGGGGCCAAGACTCCTGTAGGTGTGTAG
- a CDS encoding ChaB family protein, translated as MSEVYKAERTISAVFKEQKQIDDVIRRLLDRSVPRDHISVMGRNFQSETRIAGFISKKDVILGGLRTGAVFGSLFGSFLSLLTGVGVLFIPFVGPIVAAGPIGAVLLGAASGAIAGSAGAGLVSVLTTLGMPEEKAAIYQTRLQAGEFLVMAEVPSDRAGEFQLLLESAGGEEIHTIEKTFARPCPGQCNSPEDLSPEVRAHLSDEAQRTFIERYNTVFNEKNDEFTAEQAAWESVHQQYDEDENGVWSKAKVKA; from the coding sequence GTGTCAGAAGTATATAAAGCAGAACGGACTATTTCTGCTGTATTTAAAGAACAGAAGCAAATTGATGATGTGATTCGGCGGTTGCTAGACAGGAGTGTGCCTAGAGATCATATTTCGGTCATGGGTAGAAATTTCCAGTCCGAAACTAGAATCGCTGGCTTTATTAGTAAAAAAGATGTAATTTTGGGAGGTTTGAGAACAGGGGCAGTTTTTGGTTCCTTGTTTGGTTCCTTTCTCAGCTTGCTCACGGGTGTAGGCGTACTGTTTATTCCCTTTGTCGGCCCAATTGTGGCAGCAGGGCCTATTGGTGCAGTGCTGTTAGGGGCTGCTAGTGGAGCGATCGCAGGTAGTGCAGGTGCTGGTTTAGTATCGGTTCTAACTACTTTAGGAATGCCAGAAGAGAAAGCGGCTATTTACCAAACCCGTTTACAAGCTGGCGAGTTCTTGGTAATGGCAGAAGTTCCGAGCGATCGCGCTGGCGAATTTCAGTTGTTGCTCGAAAGTGCTGGTGGCGAAGAAATTCACACAATTGAAAAAACCTTTGCTCGTCCTTGTCCTGGACAATGCAACAGTCCAGAAGACTTGTCTCCTGAAGTTCGCGCTCATCTTTCTGATGAAGCTCAACGCACCTTCATTGAGCGCTATAACACTGTCTTCAATGAGAAAAATGACGAGTTCACTGCTGAACAAGCCGCTTGGGAGTCTGTTCATCAGCAATATGATGAAGATGAAAACGGCGTTTGGTCAAAAGCTAAGGTTAAAGCTTAA
- a CDS encoding CsbD family protein translates to MSVEKRVEATAKNIEGKIQEVVGEITGNPQDKAEGQTKQAQAQATHTVENIKDELKKALD, encoded by the coding sequence ATGAGTGTTGAAAAAAGAGTAGAAGCTACTGCAAAAAATATTGAAGGGAAAATTCAAGAGGTTGTGGGTGAAATAACAGGTAATCCACAAGATAAAGCCGAAGGACAAACAAAGCAAGCCCAAGCTCAAGCTACTCACACTGTAGAAAACATTAAAGACGAACTTAAGAAAGCTTTAGATTAA
- a CDS encoding actin-binding WH2 domain-containing protein produces the protein MREQKSLGIKYFAVLIGFLRDRQGFLEEVRQGTRLPNKIISLLVCSSLFLAAYGGIIGAYHSWMQALSSAIKLPALYLITLLICIPTLYFANIIFGSKRTFGQHLALVLTAVSVTSVLLFSFAPITLFFLITTNNYQFLILLNVFIFALTGFIGISSLYQATSLVLEQDSEGSKTRQKILQFWLFLYAFVGSQLGWTLRPFFGTPDSAFQLFREREGNFYLSVIQAISYLLGIR, from the coding sequence ATGAGAGAACAGAAATCATTAGGAATCAAATACTTTGCGGTGCTGATTGGATTCCTGCGCGATCGCCAAGGATTTCTAGAGGAAGTTCGTCAAGGTACGAGATTACCAAATAAAATTATTTCTCTACTAGTTTGCAGTTCCTTATTTCTCGCTGCTTATGGCGGAATCATTGGTGCATACCATAGTTGGATGCAAGCTTTGTCTTCTGCCATTAAACTTCCAGCCCTTTATTTAATTACACTCCTAATTTGTATCCCAACCTTGTATTTTGCTAACATTATTTTTGGTTCAAAGCGAACTTTTGGACAGCATTTAGCACTAGTCTTGACTGCTGTTTCAGTTACGAGTGTACTTTTATTCAGCTTTGCGCCAATCACACTGTTTTTCTTAATTACCACCAATAACTACCAATTTTTAATTCTGTTAAATGTATTCATCTTTGCATTAACAGGATTTATTGGTATTTCGTCTTTATATCAAGCCACAAGCTTAGTTTTAGAACAAGATAGTGAAGGTAGTAAAACACGCCAGAAAATTTTACAATTTTGGCTATTTCTTTACGCTTTCGTCGGCAGTCAATTAGGATGGACTCTCAGACCATTTTTTGGTACGCCTGATTCTGCTTTTCAACTATTCCGCGAAAGAGAAGGTAATTTCTATTTAAGTGTGATTCAAGCTATTAGCTATCTCTTGGGAATCCGTTAA